One Vitis riparia cultivar Riparia Gloire de Montpellier isolate 1030 chromosome 4, EGFV_Vit.rip_1.0, whole genome shotgun sequence genomic window carries:
- the LOC117912830 gene encoding geraniol 8-hydroxylase-like, which yields MELLSCLLCFLAAWTSIYIMFSARRGRKHAAYKLPPGPVPLPIIGNLLNLGNRPHESLANLAKTYGPIMTLKLGYVTTIVISSAPMAKEVLQKQDLSFCNRSIPDATRAANHNQLSMAWIPVSTTWRALRRTCNSHLFTSQKLDSNTHLRHQKVQELLANVEQSCQAGGPVDIGREAFRTSLNLLSNTIFSVDLVDPISETAQDFKELVRGVMEEAGKPNLLDYFPVLRQIDPQGIRRRLTIYFGRMIEIFDRMIKQRLQLRKMQGSTASSDVLDILLNISEDNSNKIERSHMEHLLLDLFVAGTDTTSSTLEWAMAELLHNPEKLLKARMELLQTIGQDKQVKESDITRLPYVQAVVKETFRLHPAIPFLLPRRVEEDTDIEGFTIPKNAQVLVNAWAIGRDPNTWENPNSFVPERFLGLDMDVKGQNFELIPFGAGRRICPGLPLAIRMVHLMLASLIHSYDWKLEDGVTAENMNMEESFGLSLQKAQPLQALPVRV from the exons aTGGAGTTGTTGAGTTGTCTGCTGTGTTTTCTTGCTGCTTGGACTTCAATTTACATCATGTTTTCAGccagaagaggaagaaagcatGCTGCTTACAAACTTCCTCCGGGACCAGTTCCGCTTCCCATAATAGGAAACCTCTTAAACCTGGGTAACAGACCCCATGAGTCCCTCGCCAATCTTGCAAAAACTTACGGCCCAATAATGACTCTCAAACTCGGCTATGTAACCACAATAGTCATCTCTTCTGCACCCATGGCCAAAGAAGTCCTCCAAAAGCAGGATCTCTCCTTCTGCAACCGATCCATCCCTGATGCCACCCGAGCCGCAAACCACAACCAACTGTCGATGGCCTGGATACCTGTTTCAACAACTTGGAGAGCCCTTCGAAGGACATGTAATTCGCACTTATTCACTTCTCAAAAACTAGACTCTAACACCCATCTCCGCCACCAGAAAGTGCAAGAGCTTCTTGCGAATGTTGAACAGAGCTGCCAAGCTGGTGGTCCTGTAGATATAGGACGAGAAGCTTTTAGAACAAGTCTAAACTTGTTATCCAACACCATATTTTCTGTGGATCTTGTTGATCCAATTTCTGAGACTGCACAAGATTTTAAAGAGTTGGTGCGTGGTGTGATGGAGGAAGCTGGGAAACCCAACTTGCTAGATTATTTTCCGGTGCTCAGACAGATTGATCCACAAGGTATAAGGCGTCGTTTGACAATTTATTTTGGAAGGATGATTGAAATCTTTGATAGAATGATCAAGCAACGGTTACAGTTAAGAAAAATGCAAGGTTCAACTGCTAGCAGTGATGTGTTAGACATTCTTCTCAACATCAGTGAAGATAACAGCAACAAGATTGAAAGAAGTCACATGGAACATTTGTTATTG GACTTATTTGTTGCGGGGACTGACACAACTTCCAGCACATTGGAATGGGCAATGGCAGAGCTGCTGCACAACCCTGAAAAACTTTTGAAAGCCCGAATGGAACTCCTGCAAACCATCGGCCAAGACAAACAGGTTAAAGAATCAGACATCACTCGACTCCCTTACGTGCAAGCGGTGGTGAAAGAAACCTTCCGATTGCACCCAGCAATTCCATTTTTACTCCCACGCAGAGTTGAAGAGGACACAGATATAGAAGGGTTCACAATCCCAAAGAACGCACAGGTGCTGGTGAACGCATGGGCTATAGGTCGAGACCCGAACACATGGGAGAACCCCAACTCATTTGTGCCAGAGAGGTTCTTGGGGTTGGACATGGACGTGAAGGGCCAGAATTTTGAGCTGATTCCGTTTGGTGCTGGCAGGAGAATCTGTCCTGGGCTGCCATTGGCAATCCGGATGGTTCACTTGATGCTGGCCTCGCTCATTCACTCCTATGATTGGAAACTTGAAGATGGGGTGACAGCGGAAAACATGAACATGGAAGAAAGTTTTGGACTTTCCTTACAGAAGGCTCAGCCCCTGCAAGCTCTACCTGTACGGGTTTGA
- the LOC117912831 gene encoding geraniol 8-hydroxylase-like, which translates to MELLSCLLCFLAAWTSVYIMFSARRGRKHAAYKLPPGPVPLPIIGSLLNLGNRPHESLANLAKTYGPIMTLKLGYVTTIVISSAPMAKEVLQKQDLSFCNRSIPDALRSAKHNQLSMAWLPVSATWRALRRTCNSHLFTSQKLDSNTHLRHQKVQELLANVEQRCQAGGPVDIGQEAFRTSLNLLSNTIFSVDLVDPISETAQEFKELVRGVMEEAGKPNLVDYFPVLRQIDPQGIRRRLTIYFGRILEIFDRMIKRRLRLRKMQSSIASSDVLDILLNISEDNSNEIERSHMEHLLLDLFVAGTDTTSSTLEWAMAELLHNPEKLLKARMELLQTIGQDKQVKESDITRLPYVQAVVKETFRLHPAIPFLLPRRVEEDTDIEGFTVPKNAQVLVNAWAIGRDPNTWENPNSFVPERFLGLDMDVKGQNFELIPFGAGRRICPGLPLAIRMVHLMLASLIHSYDWKLEDGVTPENMNMEERYGISLQKAQPLQALPVRV; encoded by the exons aTGGAGTTGTTGAGTTGTCTGCTGTGTTTTCTTGCTGCTTGGACTTCAGTTTACATCATGTTTTCAGctagaagaggaagaaagcatGCTGCTTACAAACTTCCTCCGGGACCAGTTCCGCTTCCCATAATAGGAAGCCTCTTAAACCTGGGTAACAGACCCCATGAGTCCCTCGCCAATCTTGCAAAAACTTACGGCCCAATTATGACTCTCAAACTTGGCTATGTAACCACAATAGTCATCTCTTCTGCACCCATGGCCAAAGAAGTCCTCCAAAAGCAGGATCTCTCCTTCTGCAACAGATCAATCCCTGATGCCCTCCGATCCGCAAAACACAACCAACTGTCGATGGCCTGGCTACCTGTTTCAGCAACTTGGAGAGCCCTTCGAAGGACATGCAATTCGCACTTATTCACTTCTCAAAAACTAGACTCTAACACCCATCTCCGCCACCAGAAAGTGCAAGAGCTTCTTGCGAATGTTGAACAGAGATGCCAAGCTGGTGGTCCTGTAGATATAGGCCAAGAAGCTTTTAGAACTAGTCTCAACCTGTTATCCAACACCATATTTTCTGTGGATCTTGTTGATCCAATTTCTGAGACTGCACAAGAGTTTAAAGAGTTGGTGCGTGGTGTGATGGAGGAAGCTGGGAAACCCAACTTGGTAGATTATTTTCCGGTGCTTAGACAGATTGATCCACAAGGTATAAGGCGTCGTTTGACAATTTATTTTGGAAGGATACTTGAGATCTTTGATAGAATGATCAAGCGACGGTTACGGTTAAGAAAAATGCAAAGTTCAATAGCTAGCAGTGATGTGTTAGACATTCTTCTCAACATCAGTGAAGATAACAGCAATGAGATTGAAAGAAGTCATATGGAACATTTGTTATTG GACTTATTTGTTGCGGGGACTGACACAACTTCCAGCACATTGGAATGGGCAATGGCAGAGCTGCTGCACAACCCTGAAAAACTTTTGAAAGCCCGAATGGAACTCCTGCAAACCATCGGCCAAGACAAACAGGTTAAAGAATCAGACATCACTCGACTCCCTTACGTGCAAGCGGTGGTGAAAGAAACCTTCCGATTGCACCCAGCAATTCCATTTTTACTCCCACGCAGAGTTGAAGAGGACACAGATATAGAAGGGTTCACAGTCCCAAAGAACGCACAGGTGCTGGTGAACGCATGGGCTATAGGTCGAGACCCGAACACATGGGAGAACCCCAACTCATTTGTGCCAGAGAGGTTCTTGGGGTTGGACATGGACGTGAAGGGCCAGAATTTTGAGCTGATTCCGTTTGGTGCTGGCAGGAGAATCTGTCCTGGGTTGCCGTTGGCAATCCGGATGGTTCACTTGATGCTGGCCTCGCTCATTCACTCCTATGATTGGAAACTTGAAGATGGGGTGACACCGGAGAACATGAACATGGAAGAAAGATATGGCATTAGTTTACAAAAGGCTCAGCCCCTGCAAGCTCTACCTGTACGGGTTTGA
- the LOC117913173 gene encoding disease resistance RPP13-like protein 4, which translates to MVDAVVTVFLEKLLNALEEEGRVLFDFREQFEILRDELRLMQSFLKDAERLKRKNETLRTVMIGLRELIYEAEDILADCKVQSEGSQDISGWYAVCFYPTNLPFKYQTGKRLREINEKITRIKQNIPSFLGVPILSQAEIADSRNLPVDRWSSSVFDHSQVVGIEGDTRKVKNWLLEAKDGILAIGVVGMGGVGKTTLAQVVFNDREMEARFERRMWVSVTGTPNEKRILRSMLRNLGDMNVGDDCGELLRKINQYLLGKRFLLVMDDVGENTNTWWRKISDGLPKGNGSSIIITTRTKEVATMMGVEEERTHRPKVLSKDDSWLLFRNVAFAANGGICTSSELENIGREIVHKCGGLPLAIKAAGGMMLYQQPYYHDWKRIADHFRDELAEEDGSVMASLELSYEELPSHLKSCFLCLSLYPEDCEITKEQLIHWWIAEGFVPLRRGRLSTEAGEDCFSGLTNRCLIEVVEKSYTGAIQTCKIHDMVRDLVIKKAEDDAFSGPTTASCRHLGIEGDIDRKYDMPNQKLRALLSTIKTGEVNKVASSNAKKFCDCRYLRVLDVSKTIFDKSLTGLLDHIGFLQHLTYLSLSNTHPLTEVPPALEKLRNLQVLDLSYCQNLKMLPSYVTTFEKLTVLDVSHCGSLRYLPKGLGSLSNLQVLLGFKPSKSNQLEGCRIAELRSLTKLRRLGLQLTQGDEIGDNDDNVLVGLRGLQFLVISCFDSHGDDLIPKLDKLSPPQQLHELSLRFYPGKMNPGWLNPFSLPILRYLSISSGNLTNMSQRFWGDGDNTWKIEGLMLESLSDLGMEWSMVQQVMPRLRIVNVSWCPDLDSFPIEDVGFRGGVWKKGERPS; encoded by the coding sequence ATGGTGGATGCTGTTGTTACTGTGTTCCTAGAGAAACTGCTCAATGCTCTTGAAGAGGAGGGCCGCGTTCTGTTCGATTTCAGAGAGCAGTTTGAAATATTACGAGATGAGCTGCGGCTCATGCAAAGCTTCCTCAAAGATGCAGAGAGGCTGAAAAGGAAAAACGAGACTCTTCGGACGGTGATGATTGGTTTGCGGGAGCTGATCTATGAAGCTGAAGATATACTTGCGGATTGCAAAGTTCAATCGGAGGGGAGCCAAGACATCTCCGGTTGGTATGCTGTGTGTTTCTATCCTACTAACCTTCCTTTCAAATATCAAACTGGAAAGCGCCTCAGAGAAATCAACGAGAAGATCACTCGGATTAAACAAAATATCCCGTCTTTCCTTGGAGTGCCGATTCTAAGCCAAGCCGAGATTGCAGATTCACGGAACCTCCCAGTAGATAGATGGAGCTCTTCTGTGTTTGACCATTCCCAAGTGGTTGGGATAGAGGGTGACACAAGGAAGGTAAAGAACTGGCTGTTGGAAGCCAAGGATGGAATCCTAGCAATTGGAGTTGTGGGCATGGGTGGGGTTGGGAAGACTACTTTGGCTCAAGTGGTCTTCAATGACAGGGAAATGGAGGCTCGTTTTGAGAGGAGGATGTGGGTGTCTGTCACTGGGACACCTAACGAAAAACGGATTTTGAGAAGCATGTTGAGGAACTTGGGTGATATGAATGTGGGAGATGATTGTGGTGAGTTGTTGAGGAAAATAAATCAATACCTCTTGGGCAAGAGGTTTTTGCTTGTCATGGATGATGTGGGGGAAAACACAAATACTTGGTGGCGCAAAATCAGTGATGGATTGCCTAAAGGAAATGGGAGTAGTATTATTATCACTACAAGAACTAAGGAAGTCGCAACAATGATGGGAGTGGAGGAAGAGAGAACACATCGGCCCAAAGTCCTCAGTAAGGATGATAGTTGGTTGCTCTTCCGCAATGTAGCATTTGCTGCCAATGGAGGCATTTGTACTTCCTCTGAACTGGAGAACATTGGGAGGGAGATTGTACATAAATGTGGGGGCCTCCCATTAGCAATTAAGGCAGCTGGAGGAATGATGCTCTATCAACAACCTTATTATCATGACTGGAAGCGAATTGCAGACCATTTTCGGGATGAATTGGCAGAAGAGGATGGTTCTGTCATGGCTTCACTCGAATTAAGTTATGAGGAACTCCCATCGCACCTCAAGTCATGCTTCCTCTGTTTGTCTCTTTATCCAGAGGACTGCGAAATAACCAAAGAGCAATTGATTCATTGGTGGATTGCAGAGGGTTTTGTCCCACTGAGAAGAGGCAGATTATCAACTGAAGCTGGGGAGGATTGTTTCTCAGGGTTAACAAATCGTTGTTTGATAGAAGTGGTTGAAAAGAGTTATACTGGAGCAATACAAACCTGCAAAATTCATGATATGGTTCGGGATTTAGTGATCAAGAAGGCAGAAGATGATGCGTTCTCTGGACCAACAACTGCAAGTTGTCGCCATTTGGGTATTGAAGGTGATATCGACAGAAAGTACGATATGCCAAATCAGAAGCTGCGTGCATTGTTGTCCACAATCAAGACTGGAGAAGTGAACAAGGTTGCTTCAAGCAATGCAAAAAAGTTCTGTGATTGCCGATACCTGCGGGTGTTAGATGTCTCCAAAACGATCTTTGATAAGTCTCTCACAGGTTTATTGGATCATATTGGATTCCTCCAACACTTAACTTATCTCAGCTTAAGCAACACACATCCATTGACTGAAGTTCCACCTGCACTAGAGAAGCTCCGCAACCTTCAGGTATTGGATTTAAGTTACTGTCAGAATTTGAAAATGCTCCCCTCTTATGTTACAACTTTTGAGAAGCTCACAGTGTTAGATGTGAGTCATTGTGGTTCACTTCGATACCTTCCCAAAGGCCTGGGGAGCCTTTCAAATCTTCAAGTATTATTGGGGTTTAAAccttcaaaatcaaatcaattagAAGGTTGTCGGATTGCTGAGTTAAGAAGCTTGACCAAGCTTAGGAGACTTGGCTTACAACTAACTCAGGGTGATGAGATTGGAGACAATGACGACAATGTATTGGTAGGTCTCCGAGGACTTCAATTTCTGGTAATTAGTTGTTTTGACAGTCATGGTGATGACCTGATACCCAAACTGGATAAACTCTCTCCTCCCCAACAGCTCCATGAGCTCTCTCTCAGATTTTATCCAGGAAAGATGAACCCAGGCTGGCTAAACCCTTTTTCACTTCCTATCTTAAGGTATCTTTCAATCTCTTCAGGAAACCTTACAAACATGAGCCAACGTTTTTGGGGTGATGGTGACAATACCTGGAAAATTGAGGGCTTAATGTTGGAATCACTATCCGATTTGGGAATGGAATGGTCTATGGTGCAACAAGTGATGCCAAGACTGAGAATTGTGAATGTTAGTTGGTGTCCAGATTTGGACTCATTTCCAATTGAAGATGTTGGATTCagagggggagtgtggaagaAGGGAGAGCGCCCAAGCTAG